In Streptococcus sp. SN-1, a single genomic region encodes these proteins:
- the galE gene encoding UDP-glucose 4-epimerase GalE, with protein MAILVTGGAGYIGSHTVVELLNLGKEVVIVDNLSNSSILVLDRIEAITGQRPAFYELDVCDKQGLRKVFEQESIEAAIHFAGYKAVGESVQKPVMYYENNIMSTLALVEVMSEFNVKKIVFSSSATVYGVHNQSPLIETMPTSATNPYGYTKVMLEQILKDVHVADSEWSIALLRYFNPIGAHESGLIGEDPSGIPNNLMPFIAQVAVGKRPELSVFGDDYDTVDGTGVRDYIHVVDLAIGHIKALEKVSEKTDVYIYNLGSGEGTSVLQLVNTFESVNKVPIPYKIVPRRSGDVATCYANADKAYKELNWRTTKSIEDMCRDTWNWQSKNPNGYN; from the coding sequence ATGGCAATATTGGTAACAGGCGGAGCTGGTTATATTGGTAGCCATACCGTAGTAGAATTACTAAATTTAGGTAAGGAAGTCGTTATTGTCGACAACCTTTCAAACTCAAGCATTTTAGTATTAGATCGTATTGAAGCAATTACAGGGCAACGTCCTGCGTTTTACGAATTAGATGTTTGTGATAAACAAGGATTGAGAAAAGTTTTTGAACAAGAATCTATTGAGGCTGCAATTCATTTTGCAGGATACAAAGCTGTCGGCGAATCCGTGCAAAAGCCTGTAATGTATTACGAAAATAATATTATGAGCACATTAGCTCTTGTTGAAGTGATGTCAGAGTTTAATGTTAAAAAGATTGTATTTTCATCGAGTGCGACTGTATACGGCGTTCACAATCAGTCTCCCCTTATTGAGACGATGCCGACAAGTGCAACGAATCCGTATGGGTACACAAAAGTGATGCTTGAACAAATTTTAAAAGATGTTCATGTAGCAGATTCAGAGTGGAGTATTGCGTTGCTTCGTTATTTCAATCCGATTGGTGCTCATGAGTCGGGGTTGATTGGAGAAGATCCATCAGGCATTCCTAACAACTTAATGCCTTTTATTGCACAAGTAGCGGTAGGTAAGCGACCAGAGCTAAGTGTTTTTGGAGATGATTATGATACGGTAGATGGTACTGGTGTTCGCGATTATATCCATGTAGTAGATTTAGCAATAGGACATATAAAAGCTTTAGAAAAAGTATCTGAAAAAACAGATGTTTATATTTATAACCTTGGTTCAGGAGAAGGCACAAGTGTATTACAACTTGTAAATACATTTGAAAGTGTTAATAAGGTTCCAATTCCGTATAAAATTGTACCAAGACGATCAGGAGACGTTGCGACTTGTTATGCAAATGCAGACAAAGCATATAAGGAATTAAATTGGAGGACAACAAAATCGATTGAAGACATGTGTAGAGATACATGGAATTGGCAATCAAAAAATCCCAATGGCTATAATTGA
- a CDS encoding ABC transporter ATP-binding protein produces the protein MIKFDNIQIKYGDFVAIDNLNLDIHEGEFFTFLGPSGCGKSTTLRALVGFLDPSSGSIEVNGTDVTHLEPEKRGIGIVFQSYALFPTMTVFDNIAFGLKVKKVAPDVIKAKVSAVAAKIKISDQQLQRNVSELSGGQQQRVALARALVLEPKILCLDEPLSNLDAKLRVDLRKELKRLQKELGITTLYVTHDQEEALTLSDRIAVFNNGYIEQVGTPVEIYHNSQTEFVCDFIGDINVLTDETVHEVLLKNASVFLEDKKGYIRLEKVRFNRETEQDFILKGTIIDVEFSGVTIHYTIKVSESQILNVTSIDSQAAIRSVGESVDLFITPSDVLQF, from the coding sequence ATGATTAAATTTGATAATATTCAAATTAAATATGGTGATTTTGTTGCAATTGATAATCTGAATTTAGATATACATGAAGGTGAATTTTTTACATTTCTTGGGCCTTCAGGATGTGGTAAATCAACTACTTTGAGAGCATTGGTAGGTTTTCTAGATCCATCATCAGGAAGTATTGAAGTTAATGGAACAGATGTCACTCATTTGGAACCTGAAAAGCGTGGAATTGGTATTGTATTTCAATCTTATGCGCTATTTCCAACTATGACTGTTTTTGATAATATTGCATTTGGTTTAAAAGTTAAGAAGGTAGCTCCAGATGTTATTAAAGCTAAAGTATCAGCAGTAGCAGCAAAAATTAAGATCTCTGATCAACAGTTACAGCGTAATGTATCAGAATTATCTGGGGGTCAACAACAAAGGGTAGCATTGGCTCGTGCTCTGGTTCTTGAACCTAAAATTCTTTGTCTAGATGAACCATTGTCAAACCTTGACGCAAAATTACGTGTAGATTTGAGAAAAGAGTTGAAAAGACTTCAAAAAGAGTTAGGTATTACTACTTTATATGTTACTCATGATCAAGAGGAAGCCTTAACTTTATCTGATAGAATTGCAGTCTTTAACAATGGATACATCGAACAGGTCGGTACACCTGTAGAGATTTATCATAATTCTCAAACTGAATTTGTATGTGATTTTATTGGCGATATTAATGTTTTGACCGATGAAACAGTCCACGAAGTATTACTTAAAAATGCAAGCGTTTTCTTAGAAGATAAAAAAGGATACATTCGATTAGAGAAAGTTCGATTCAATCGTGAAACTGAACAAGATTTCATTCTAAAAGGAACAATTATTGATGTTGAGTTTTCTGGAGTTACAATTCACTATACAATAAAAGTTTCTGAAAGTCAGATTCTTAATGTAACAAGTATTGATAGTCAGGCTGCTATTAGATCTGTCGGAGAAAGTGTGGACTTATTTATCACACCATCAGACGTTCTGCAATTTTAA
- a CDS encoding extracellular solute-binding protein, producing MKKMKVWSTVLATGVALTTLAACSGGSNSTTASSSEEKADKSQELVIYSNSVSNGRGDWLTAKAKEAGFNIKMVDIPGAQLADRVIAEKNNAVADMVFGIGAVDSNKIRDQKLLVQYKPKWLDKIDQSLSDKDNYYNPVIVQPLVLIGAPDVKEMPKDWTELGSKYKGKYSISGLQGGTGRAILASILVRYLDDKGELGVSEKGWEVAKEYLKNAYTLQKGESSIVKMLDKEDPIQYGMMWGSGALVGQKEQNVVFKVMTPEIGVPFVTEQTMVLSTSKKQALAKEFIDWFGQSEIQVEYSKNFGSIPANKDALKDLPEDTKKFIDQVKPQNIDWEAVGKHLDEWVEKAELEYVQ from the coding sequence ATGAAAAAAATGAAAGTTTGGTCTACTGTACTTGCAACGGGAGTTGCTCTTACTACACTTGCTGCTTGCTCTGGAGGTTCAAATTCTACGACTGCTTCTTCATCTGAAGAAAAAGCTGATAAAAGTCAAGAACTAGTAATCTATTCGAACTCAGTCTCAAATGGTCGTGGTGATTGGTTAACTGCTAAAGCAAAAGAAGCTGGTTTTAATATCAAAATGGTTGATATCCCTGGCGCTCAATTAGCAGACCGTGTTATTGCTGAGAAGAATAATGCAGTTGCAGATATGGTATTTGGAATTGGTGCTGTTGATTCAAATAAAATTAGAGATCAAAAATTACTAGTACAGTACAAGCCTAAATGGTTAGATAAAATTGATCAATCTTTATCCGATAAAGATAATTATTATAATCCTGTGATTGTTCAACCATTAGTTTTAATTGGGGCGCCTGATGTAAAAGAAATGCCTAAAGATTGGACTGAATTAGGTAGTAAGTATAAAGGTAAGTATTCAATTTCTGGTCTTCAAGGTGGTACAGGACGGGCAATTCTAGCAAGTATCTTAGTTCGATACCTTGATGATAAAGGTGAATTAGGTGTTTCCGAAAAAGGTTGGGAAGTAGCAAAAGAATATTTGAAAAATGCATACACTCTTCAAAAGGGAGAAAGTTCAATTGTTAAGATGTTAGACAAAGAAGATCCAATACAATATGGAATGATGTGGGGTTCTGGTGCATTAGTTGGACAAAAAGAACAAAATGTTGTTTTCAAAGTTATGACTCCTGAGATTGGTGTACCATTTGTAACTGAACAAACTATGGTTTTAAGCACTAGTAAAAAACAAGCGTTAGCTAAAGAATTTATTGATTGGTTTGGTCAATCAGAAATTCAAGTAGAATATAGTAAGAACTTTGGATCTATTCCTGCAAATAAAGATGCCCTCAAAGATCTACCAGAAGATACTAAGAAATTTATTGATCAAGTGAAACCACAAAATATTGACTGGGAAGCTGTTGGAAAGCATTTGGATGAATGGGTAGAAAAAGCTGAATTAGAATACGTACAATAA
- a CDS encoding DUF1868 domain-containing protein produces the protein MKNLTKIKFKENGEFNHFPGNTVVANLYTKQDLMEVVDIIQSRYRELPFIDKFTLTPRNSIHMTVIELLCHENRETEFWSSNLPLDTPLQEIHDYFAKQLEIFPLLDEEIHMRVTEMGKQNILVEPADEASAKRLEEIRTYVSEKAGVRFPNHDRYQFHISIGYLRIPLTEEEEEEFTKVRAELTEILLEKIPTITVNRIDYTVFEDMRQFVPYHEKFK, from the coding sequence ATGAAAAACTTAACAAAAATTAAGTTCAAAGAGAATGGGGAATTTAATCATTTCCCTGGGAATACAGTTGTAGCAAATCTTTATACTAAACAAGATTTGATGGAAGTTGTTGATATTATTCAATCACGTTATAGAGAATTACCATTTATCGATAAGTTTACTTTAACTCCAAGGAATTCTATTCACATGACTGTAATTGAATTGTTGTGCCATGAAAATCGTGAAACGGAGTTTTGGAGCAGTAATCTTCCTCTAGATACACCTTTACAGGAAATACATGATTACTTTGCTAAACAACTTGAAATTTTTCCATTGTTGGATGAAGAAATTCATATGCGTGTAACTGAAATGGGAAAACAAAACATACTAGTTGAACCTGCAGATGAAGCTTCTGCAAAGAGATTAGAAGAAATTCGTACTTATGTCTCAGAAAAAGCAGGTGTTCGTTTCCCTAATCATGATAGATATCAATTCCATATTTCAATTGGGTATCTTCGGATTCCTCTAACCGAAGAGGAGGAAGAAGAGTTTACTAAAGTCAGAGCAGAATTAACTGAAATTTTATTAGAGAAGATTCCAACTATTACTGTAAACCGTATTGACTATACTGTATTTGAAGATATGAGACAATTTGTTCCATATCACGAAAAATTTAAATAA
- a CDS encoding MgtC/SapB family protein yields the protein MQATSLGLSYIEIVLRIVLSLVIGGVIGLERGSKSQPAGIRTHSIVCLAACLIMMTNEYVSYKFGTGDPTRLGAQVISGVGFLGAGTILITDKKKITGLTTAAGIWASAGIGLAIGVGFYEGAVLGAISVWSVITMFQPLKKYLQSRSKIIELYIVVRSTEAYNRVLVYCAENGIRMTDSRTAFGDVNSERIEYFDVPEKKIASFITLELSGRFEHLRLMEEIANIVGVIYVEEIS from the coding sequence ATGCAGGCAACAAGCTTAGGACTATCATATATCGAAATTGTATTAAGAATTGTACTTTCATTAGTTATTGGTGGAGTAATTGGTTTAGAGAGAGGAAGTAAATCTCAACCAGCAGGTATTCGTACACATAGTATTGTTTGTCTGGCTGCATGTTTAATTATGATGACTAATGAGTATGTATCTTATAAATTTGGTACAGGAGATCCTACACGCTTAGGTGCGCAAGTTATATCAGGTGTTGGTTTTCTTGGGGCTGGAACAATACTTATTACAGATAAAAAGAAAATAACTGGTTTAACAACTGCAGCCGGAATATGGGCTTCAGCTGGAATCGGTCTAGCTATAGGTGTTGGTTTTTATGAAGGAGCCGTACTAGGAGCAATTTCTGTTTGGAGTGTTATAACTATGTTCCAACCTTTAAAAAAATATCTTCAAAGTCGTTCAAAGATAATCGAATTGTATATCGTTGTTAGATCTACAGAGGCATATAATCGGGTACTAGTATACTGTGCTGAGAATGGCATTAGAATGACTGATTCTAGAACTGCATTTGGAGATGTTAATTCAGAAAGAATTGAATATTTTGATGTTCCAGAAAAAAAAATAGCATCATTTATTACTCTAGAACTATCAGGAAGATTTGAACATCTTCGTTTGATGGAAGAAATTGCTAATATTGTAGGTGTTATTTATGTCGAAGAAATTAGCTGA
- a CDS encoding LacI family DNA-binding transcriptional regulator, translating into MKNINGKKVTIYDIARLSGFSPKTVSRVINGGVNVKEETYQAIQKVIEELSYIPNAYAKNLTKKEAINILISVKKIDSFPLIWFQTLLDKVLQTCKEYGVNAIVEYFSEEDTISNSIISSTGSLIDGVIVFYESKEDIRINYLQKNKMPFIVFGESRTPNVVYVSNNNFQATYDMMKLVSKENINSMWLLMGGESLVNIDRERGVRAFLNDNNYEMDLKVVYGLTTIDSVYLYATRHLSNQNYPDLIFVSGDEKVQGLIRSCYEKEITIPDDISIIGFDNIPISQYYTPALSTISPDYIMLAKKMIEGVLAIIKGESVTSVEVSTKLVRRQSF; encoded by the coding sequence ATGAAAAATATAAATGGGAAAAAGGTAACTATTTATGATATTGCACGTTTATCAGGTTTTTCTCCAAAAACAGTTTCACGAGTTATTAATGGTGGAGTAAATGTTAAAGAAGAAACTTATCAAGCGATTCAAAAAGTTATAGAGGAATTGTCGTATATTCCAAATGCGTATGCAAAAAATTTAACTAAAAAAGAAGCTATAAATATATTGATTTCTGTAAAAAAAATCGACTCTTTTCCTTTAATTTGGTTTCAAACTTTATTAGATAAAGTTTTACAAACTTGTAAAGAGTATGGTGTTAACGCTATTGTTGAATATTTTAGTGAAGAAGATACAATTAGTAATTCAATAATCTCGAGTACAGGAAGCTTGATAGATGGTGTAATAGTATTTTATGAAAGTAAAGAAGATATTCGGATTAATTACTTGCAAAAGAATAAAATGCCATTCATAGTTTTTGGAGAATCTAGAACACCTAATGTTGTGTATGTTTCTAACAACAATTTTCAGGCCACTTATGACATGATGAAATTAGTATCAAAAGAAAACATTAATAGTATGTGGTTACTTATGGGAGGAGAATCCCTTGTTAATATTGATCGAGAGAGAGGGGTTCGTGCTTTTTTAAATGATAATAACTATGAAATGGATTTGAAAGTAGTATATGGTCTAACTACAATAGATTCGGTTTATTTATATGCTACAAGACATCTATCTAATCAAAATTATCCTGATTTGATTTTTGTATCCGGTGATGAAAAAGTACAGGGATTGATTCGTTCTTGCTATGAGAAGGAAATTACTATTCCTGATGATATTTCAATAATCGGATTTGACAATATTCCAATTTCTCAATATTATACTCCAGCTTTATCTACAATTTCTCCTGATTATATCATGTTGGCTAAAAAAATGATTGAAGGGGTATTAGCAATTATAAAGGGGGAAAGTGTCACATCTGTTGAAGTTTCTACTAAACTTGTTAGGAGACAGAGTTTCTAG
- the trpE gene encoding anthranilate synthase component I: MERIIHGDVLSPILAYMRLKGQHKVILESIPRDKETARFSILAYNPVFEIKFENGVLYQNGQVIDRDPLDFLYEVTHKRQHHSDLPFGGGAIGFVGYDMISLYEEIGQIPEDTIGTPDMHFFVYESYMVFDHKKEKIHVIEDALYSERSQEDLEKALNQVLEELRIPAPNEFEDLDLSPLDFKPHIAPQKFEEMVETARDLIRNGDMFQCVLSQRFSAEVTGNPFDFYRNLRVTNPSNYLYFYDFGDYQIIGASPESLVSVKNGIVTTNPIAGTRPRGATDEEDKALATDLLSDEKETAEHRMLVDLGRNDIGRISETASVQVTKYMEVELFRYVMHLTSVVKGRLLPELTAMDALKATLPAGTVSGAPKIRAMRRIYELEKEKRSVYAGAIGYLSATGDMDFAIAIRTMILKNQTAYVQAGAGIVYDSIAQNEYKETINKAKSMTRIGELKP, from the coding sequence ATGGAACGAATCATTCATGGAGATGTCTTATCACCAATCTTGGCTTACATGCGCCTAAAGGGGCAACACAAGGTTATCTTAGAGAGTATTCCGAGAGACAAGGAAACAGCTCGTTTTTCTATCCTAGCCTATAATCCTGTTTTTGAGATTAAGTTTGAAAATGGGGTCCTTTATCAAAATGGTCAAGTGATTGATCGTGATCCCTTGGATTTTCTTTATGAAGTGACTCATAAGAGACAACACCATTCAGATCTACCTTTTGGTGGGGGAGCCATTGGTTTTGTTGGCTACGATATGATTTCGCTTTATGAAGAAATTGGTCAAATCCCTGAGGACACAATTGGGACGCCAGACATGCATTTCTTTGTTTATGAGAGCTACATGGTCTTTGACCACAAGAAGGAAAAAATCCATGTCATCGAGGATGCTCTCTATAGTGAGCGAAGTCAAGAAGACTTGGAAAAAGCCTTGAACCAAGTGCTTGAGGAATTACGCATTCCTGCTCCAAATGAATTTGAAGATTTGGATTTATCACCACTTGACTTCAAACCCCATATCGCTCCTCAGAAGTTTGAAGAAATGGTGGAAACAGCTCGTGACTTGATTCGTAACGGAGATATGTTCCAATGTGTACTCAGCCAGCGTTTCTCAGCAGAAGTTACTGGCAATCCATTTGACTTCTACAGAAATCTCCGTGTGACCAACCCATCTAATTACCTCTATTTCTATGATTTTGGGGATTATCAAATCATCGGAGCTAGTCCAGAAAGTTTGGTTTCTGTCAAAAATGGCATCGTGACAACCAATCCGATTGCGGGTACACGACCAAGAGGAGCTACGGATGAAGAAGACAAGGCTTTGGCGACAGACCTGCTTTCGGATGAGAAGGAAACAGCAGAGCATCGAATGTTAGTAGACTTGGGTCGTAATGATATTGGTCGCATCTCTGAAACGGCCAGTGTTCAAGTTACCAAGTATATGGAAGTGGAGCTCTTCCGTTATGTTATGCATTTGACCAGCGTGGTTAAGGGGCGTTTGCTTCCAGAACTCACTGCCATGGATGCCTTGAAAGCAACACTTCCTGCTGGAACAGTTTCAGGAGCACCAAAGATTCGAGCGATGAGACGCATCTATGAACTGGAAAAAGAAAAACGTAGCGTATACGCAGGAGCAATCGGCTACTTGTCGGCAACGGGTGATATGGATTTTGCCATTGCCATCCGAACGATGATTCTCAAAAATCAAACAGCCTATGTGCAGGCTGGGGCAGGGATTGTCTACGACTCCATCGCCCAAAACGAATACAAAGAAACCATTAACAAGGCTAAATCTATGACTAGAATTGGAGAACTAAAACCATGA
- the trpB gene encoding tryptophan synthase subunit beta: MTTKGYFGQFGGSFVPEPIQALLDELEVTFDKYKDDPEFLAEFRHYLKDYSGRETPLYFAESLTDHLGGAKIYLKREDLNHLGSHKLNNVLGQILLAKRMGKKRVIAETGAGQHGVATAAAAAKFGMACDVYMGAEDVERQRLNVFRMEMMGATVHAVETGTRTLKDAVDAAFGAWMNDLEAFYVLGSAVGPHPYPTIVHEFQKVISEESRRQILEKEGRLPDYVIACVGGGSNAIGAFSQYVADEEVKLVGVEAAGHGLDTDKHAATMTKGSIGIVDGMKTYAVFKEDGELAPVYSISAGLDYPGVGPEHAYFKDSGRVEYVAATDEEAVQALLLLSKTEGIIPAIESSHAIAEAVKRAPKLSKDDIIIINVSGRGDKDVAAIADYLEAKK; this comes from the coding sequence ATGACAACTAAAGGTTATTTTGGACAATTTGGTGGAAGTTTTGTACCAGAGCCGATTCAGGCTTTGTTGGACGAGTTGGAAGTGACATTTGACAAGTACAAGGATGATCCAGAATTTTTGGCAGAATTTCGTCATTACTTGAAGGACTATTCAGGTCGCGAAACACCGCTCTATTTTGCGGAAAGCTTGACAGATCACTTAGGTGGCGCTAAGATTTATCTCAAGCGCGAAGACCTTAACCACCTTGGTTCTCACAAGCTCAACAACGTTTTAGGACAAATTCTTTTGGCTAAACGCATGGGCAAAAAACGAGTGATTGCGGAAACAGGGGCAGGTCAGCACGGTGTTGCGACAGCAGCGGCTGCAGCCAAGTTTGGTATGGCCTGTGATGTCTACATGGGGGCAGAAGATGTGGAACGTCAACGTCTCAATGTTTTCCGTATGGAGATGATGGGAGCAACTGTTCATGCAGTTGAAACAGGGACTCGTACCCTCAAAGATGCTGTTGATGCAGCCTTTGGAGCATGGATGAATGATTTGGAAGCCTTTTATGTTCTGGGATCTGCTGTGGGACCTCACCCATATCCAACCATTGTCCACGAGTTCCAAAAGGTCATCAGTGAAGAATCTCGCCGTCAAATCTTAGAAAAAGAAGGCCGTTTACCAGACTATGTCATTGCCTGTGTAGGTGGTGGTTCCAATGCCATCGGTGCTTTTTCTCAGTATGTGGCTGATGAAGAAGTTAAATTGGTTGGGGTTGAAGCTGCTGGTCACGGACTTGATACAGACAAGCACGCAGCTACTATGACAAAAGGTAGTATCGGAATTGTCGACGGCATGAAGACTTATGCAGTCTTTAAGGAAGATGGAGAGCTAGCTCCAGTTTACTCTATCTCAGCTGGATTGGACTATCCAGGGGTTGGCCCAGAACACGCCTACTTCAAAGATTCAGGTCGCGTGGAATATGTTGCTGCGACGGATGAAGAAGCTGTTCAGGCTCTCCTCCTTCTCAGCAAGACAGAAGGAATTATCCCAGCGATTGAAAGTTCGCACGCCATCGCAGAAGCGGTTAAACGTGCACCAAAACTAAGTAAAGATGATATTATCATCATCAATGTCTCTGGTCGTGGAGACAAGGACGTAGCTGCTATTGCAGACTACCTAGAAGCTAAAAAATAA
- a CDS encoding iron ABC transporter permease, translating into MRHKLNLKDWLIRLGLIWFLVTFIIYPNFDLVVNVFVKGGEFSLEAVHRVLKSERALQSIMNSFKLAFSLIITVNVVGILCVLFTEYFDIKGAKILKLGYMTSLIYGGVVLATGYKFVYGPYGLITKFLQNVIPSLDPNWFIGYGAVLFIMTFSGTANHTLFLTNTIRSVDYHTIEAARNMGAKPFTVFRKVVLPTLIPTLFALTIMVFLSGLSAVAAPMIVGGKGFQTINPMIITFAGMGNSRDLAALLAIILGIATTILLTIMNKIEKGGNYISISKTKAPLKKQKIASKPWNIIAHIVAYGLFTVFMLPLIFIVLYSFTDPVAIQTGNLTLSNFTLENYRLFFSNSAAFSPFLVSFIYSIIAATTATILAVIFARVVRKHKARFDFLFEYGALLPWLLPSTLLAVSLLFTFNQPQFLVLNQILVGSLVILLIAYIVVKIPFSYRMVRAILFSVDDEMEDAARSMGASPFYTMMKVIIPFILPVVLSVIALNFNSLLTDFDLSVFLYHPLAQPLGITIRSAGDETATSNAQALVFVYTIVLMIISGSVLYFTQRPASRKRK; encoded by the coding sequence ATGCGTCATAAATTAAATTTAAAAGATTGGCTTATTCGTTTAGGGTTAATCTGGTTCCTAGTAACATTTATTATTTATCCAAACTTTGATCTAGTAGTGAATGTATTTGTAAAAGGAGGAGAATTTTCCCTTGAAGCTGTACATCGTGTTCTAAAATCTGAGAGGGCACTTCAGAGTATTATGAACAGTTTTAAGTTAGCATTTTCACTCATTATTACAGTTAATGTCGTAGGTATTCTTTGTGTTCTATTTACAGAGTACTTTGATATTAAAGGTGCTAAAATTTTAAAATTAGGCTATATGACCTCTTTAATTTATGGAGGAGTGGTTTTAGCGACTGGATATAAATTTGTCTATGGTCCTTATGGATTGATAACAAAATTTTTACAAAATGTTATCCCTTCTTTAGACCCTAACTGGTTTATTGGGTATGGTGCAGTCTTATTCATTATGACATTTTCAGGAACTGCTAATCATACATTGTTTTTAACAAATACAATTCGAAGCGTTGACTATCACACTATTGAGGCTGCACGAAATATGGGAGCAAAACCATTTACTGTTTTCCGAAAAGTAGTGTTACCAACCTTAATTCCAACTCTATTTGCACTTACTATTATGGTTTTTCTTAGTGGTTTGTCTGCAGTAGCAGCACCCATGATTGTTGGTGGTAAAGGATTTCAAACTATAAATCCAATGATTATTACATTTGCAGGGATGGGGAATTCTCGTGATTTAGCTGCCTTACTTGCAATTATTTTAGGTATTGCAACTACAATTTTGCTTACTATCATGAATAAGATAGAAAAAGGTGGAAATTATATTTCTATCTCTAAGACTAAAGCGCCTCTTAAAAAACAAAAAATTGCATCTAAGCCTTGGAATATCATTGCTCACATTGTAGCATATGGATTGTTCACAGTTTTCATGCTTCCACTAATTTTTATAGTATTATACTCATTTACAGATCCAGTTGCAATTCAAACAGGTAACTTAACATTATCAAACTTTACTTTAGAAAATTATCGCTTATTCTTTAGTAATAGTGCGGCATTCTCTCCATTCTTGGTCAGCTTTATTTATTCTATTATCGCTGCGACAACAGCAACAATTCTCGCAGTTATATTTGCTCGAGTTGTCAGAAAACATAAAGCTCGCTTTGATTTCTTATTTGAATATGGTGCTCTACTTCCTTGGTTACTACCAAGTACACTTTTAGCAGTAAGTTTATTATTTACTTTTAATCAGCCACAATTTCTTGTCTTGAATCAGATTTTGGTAGGTAGTTTGGTAATTCTACTTATTGCATATATAGTTGTAAAAATCCCATTTTCTTATAGAATGGTACGTGCTATTTTATTTAGTGTTGATGATGAGATGGAAGATGCAGCAAGAAGTATGGGTGCTTCACCTTTTTATACTATGATGAAGGTTATCATTCCATTTATTTTACCGGTTGTTCTCTCTGTTATTGCTTTAAACTTTAACTCTTTATTAACTGACTTCGACTTATCTGTATTTCTTTACCATCCATTAGCTCAACCGCTGGGTATAACTATTCGTTCAGCAGGTGATGAAACAGCAACTTCAAATGCTCAAGCACTTGTGTTCGTTTATACTATTGTATTAATGATAATTTCTGGTTCTGTATTATACTTTACTCAGAGACCAGCTAGTAGAAAAAGGAAATAA